A portion of the Oxyura jamaicensis isolate SHBP4307 breed ruddy duck chromosome 2 unlocalized genomic scaffold, BPBGC_Ojam_1.0 oxy2_random_OJ82, whole genome shotgun sequence genome contains these proteins:
- the GFUS gene encoding GDP-L-fucose synthase codes for MTEAAGPKSKRILVTGGTGLVGRAIQKVVADGEGQPDEEWVFVSSKDADLTSAAETKALFEKHKPTHVVHLAAMVGGLFKNIRCNLDFWRRNVHINDNVLHSAYECGVQKVVSCLSTCIFPDKTTYPIDETMIHNGPPHSSNFGYSYAKRMIDVQNRGYFEQHGCRFTAVIPTNIFGPHDNFNIEDGHVLPGLIHKVYLAKQTGSPLTVWGTGKPRRQFIYSPDLARLFLWVLREYEEVEPIILSVGEEDEVSIKEAADAIVEAMDFRGELIFDTTKADGQFKKTASNAKLRRYLPGFQFTPFRQAVQETCAWFSTNYASARK; via the exons ATGacggaggcggcggggccgaaGTCCAAGCGCATCCTGGTGACGGGTGGCACGGGCTTGGTGGGCAGAGCCATCCAGAAGGTGGTGGCAGATGGAGAGGGGCAGCCGGACGAGGAGTGGGTCTTCGTGTCCTCCAAAGACGCCGACTTAAC GAGCGCTGCGGAGACCAAAGCCCTCTTCGAGAAGCACAAACCCACCCACGTCGTCCACCTGGCTGCCATGGTCGGGGGCCTCTTCAAAAACATCCGTTGCAACCTGGATTTCTGG AGGAGAAACGTCCATATCAACGACAACGTCCTGCACTCGGCCTATGAGTGCGGGGTGCAGAAGGtggtctcctgcctctccacctGCATCTTCCCGGACAAGACGACGTACCCCATCGACGAGACCATG ATTCACAACGGGCCACCGCACAGCTCCAACTTCGGCTACTCCTACGCCAAGAGGATGATCGACGTCCAGAATAG GGGCTATTTCGAGCAGCACGGCTGCCGCTTCACCGCTGTCATCCCCACCAACATCTTCGGGCCGCACGACAACTTCAACATCGAGGACGGCCACGTGCTGCCGGGGCTCATCCACAAGGTGTACCTGGCCAAAC AGACTGGCTCTCCTCTGACCGTCTGGGGCACCGGCAAGCCCCGGAGGCAGTTCATCTACTCTCCG GATCTGGCCCGGCTCTTCCTTTGGGTCCTGCGGGAATACGAGGAGGTGGAACCCATCATCTTGTCAG TGGGCGAAGAAGATGAAGTCTCCATCAAGGAGGCTGCAGATGCGATCGTGGAGGCCATGGACTTCAGGGGAGAGCTCATC TTTGACACCACCAAGGCAGACGGGCAGTTCAAGAAGACAGCCAGCAACGCCAAGCTCCGGCGCTACCTCCCCGGCTTCCAGTTCACCCCCTTCAGACAAG ccgtGCAGGAGACCTGCGCCTGGTTCAGCACCAACTACGCCAGCGCTAGGAAGTGA